The following is a genomic window from Colletotrichum lupini chromosome 5, complete sequence.
GTGGTCTCTCCATCGTCTTACCGGCACTTCCCTTCAGATGGATGTCATAGTTCATTAACAACTCAATGAATATGCACTTGATCACATAGACAGCGAAGAAGCGTCCCGGACATGCGTGCGGGCCATGCCCAAAGTTGAACGCATCTGGTCCAGTTGTCGCAGCTTGGTGCTTCATCTCACGACCTGGTTGATCTCGTAGGCGTGCGAAACGGAAACCGTCGAACTCGCTTGGTGGTGCATTGCCAGTCTCGGCATTATACTCTGGGCTGAAGGTCTTTGTTGTGGTAGAATTACTAGGAGTTTGTGAGCCTCGCTCTGATTTTGAGTTTCACCTGGGCTCTGGCATCGAAGCCTCATGGCGTGTACGACTTACTATACAGCCCATAATGGAAAGGAGATGGCGGTTCCAGCTGGCAACTTCATGCCATTGGAAAAGGTTTGGTCTTTGCGAAGCCTTCTGGATGTGCCGGCTTTTCCCTTAGGTGAGTTTTGGACTCAAGTTGATACTAGAATAGGAGTAACTTACCAAAGCTCAATGGACTGGTGCGCTGACTTTCCTTGATGAAGCTATCGAGCTTCTTCAACTTGCCCATAGAAGACTTTGAAAGAAACACTTGCCCATTTTCGTCTTTCTCTACACCATCTTCTTTGATGACTTCTTCGATCTCCTCACGCAGAGGCTCGATGTACTCGGGGCGGCCAAGCAAGTCGTGAAGAGCCTGAGAAACGTTAACTCGAACTTTGGACCATCCAGCATGTAATCTAGATTCATACTAATGTGGTTGTGCCGGAAGTTGTGTGAATGGCAGCAAACGAAAGCAACATCTGGTTGGTCCCCATTGTCTCTGGAGTCTTCTCCTCGGCAGTTAGATACTTCATCATCCACGATACGAAAGCTCCAGGAGCACCTGGTTTCGCCGGCTTTTCGTCAGGCAAGCTCTCACTTCGGAGAACTTCCTTGACTAAAGGTCGCATCTGCTCGTTTGCTTTTTGAAGCGCTCGGCGCGTATGGCGCACCTCAGGAATAAACGGGAGGACAAGAGGCCTGATCCACGGGTTCCATCGGAGGGCAGCCATACGACTTTTGCCCACATCTGTAGCGAAGGTAATCGAAGCCCTAATCCAGTCCTCCTCGCGACTCAAGGGCATGCCAACGAAGACCCGGCCAGTCATCAACCCGATCATGCGGAGAACTAGATGGTAGCTATTGAGAGTCTTCCACTCTGCCGAATTTACAATTAGCTGACTCAAGCCGAATTTAGCTTCCTCCTGAATTGGCCGGAGAACACCAGACATATTCCTTGTCAAGTCGATTCGTACGGCCTCGATTACTTCCCATCGACTCTCGCCGACGTGAGTGTAGCGGCCGAGGAAGATGTCGTAAATCTCAGCAGCGAAGGACATCTCAGAGTCTGGTGCTTGGATAACCTCTTGGTATAGGTTCATTGGAAGCATGACCCTTGGGGGGTCGCTTGGAACCACGAACGCCGTGTCTGGATACTGTCATTCGGGTCTCGGTTAGTTGACGATTCAGTAGGAAGTACAGGAAGCCCGGCAAAATCACCTTTTGATAGCCATCCATAATAGCGGAAGACAGGCTCCGTTCATTAGGAGATCCAACGAGTGGAAGCCCGTAATTCGGCTTCATCTTCTTACGCAGTCGATCCACTGCGATGATTACAGCCGCGAGAGCGACTGGCGCCCACAGTAGCCACAACATATTATCGATGCTTCAAAGAGAACACACTGATGATGGACTTCGACGAGATCGATAAACGTCTCAAGTTTGTCTTGCGGGGCAGTCGGATCTTTGTACGCTGTACGACCCCAGCTGAACCCTGAACGTCGCAATCTGTCACACAGTTCGAACGGACTACGGATTCCACGAACGCATTCTCCGCGTTCCCCACGTGTCTCTGGGGCCCTTCAGTCCTATCGTTTTCGCAAACCTTAGCGGTGACGTGCAATCAGGGAGTAAAAATTCGCCGACGGAGGCGGAGGAAAGCTTACTGAGGGACCCTGCTACGCAGCCGCCTAGGATCCTTCGCGTACGAAATGCTGACCGTATTCGGCAGATCGTATCAGCGCTAGAACCACTAGGGTGTCGCGAGGGCGTTAGCAACCTCTTTCTCGCGTATAAGGAAAAAGGAACCATAGTGGCAGTGGAACCACTTCACTGTCAAATCATTTCTTAGATGAAGATAAGCTGCTGAAAAAACGCGTCTTATGTTTCATGGGATTTCCGCGTTAAGCTAGCGGTCAGATGGTTGGCTGCTGGGCTGCATATAACTCGTCGATTTGGCTGGTAGGATGCCCGCTAATATGCTGACACCTGCAAGGATCGTCTTCTAGCTCGCGTGACAATCAACCTGGAGAGAACGAATTGGTCGGCGCCGTTGGAGGATTGAACGGATCATGGGACGCTTGCTGGCAAAACCTTGACATCAATTATCCCTCCGAAGCCATTGACATAAAACGACAATGGAGGCTTTGAAACCATCGCGAGATACAGCTGGGATGACGACCCCCTGGTGACTGACATTCCTTCTACTCCTGATGTTTGATCAAGTGGGATGTCGTACACGTCGTTTCAAGTAGGTACTAGGACTCTATGGATTGTCAGACACTCTACTGTAGGTAAGTACTCTTAGAGGTGAGATACTTATTGTCCCAACATAGGTAAGCGATTTGCAGTGATCCTGGTATACTAATCATCTTTTCATAGAACAAGAAGGGTGTGTATGATCAAGACTGTCGCTTACGGAGAAAAATCTCACCAGCAATGGGTCGTCTCACGGGTGATGACTACTTGTAGGCGAAGAAGGCATAACATGTCAAAGGCATAACATGTTGAGCTCTTATGCCTTCGGTCGTATAATTTCATGCCGCAACTGAAGCACCCGAATGAAACACAGATTGAAGATTATGAGAAGCAATAAAAGGGCGTATAAGGCCCGGTGTTGTTATGCTCTAGTTTCAAAGATTCTTGTTCGGTCTAAAGATCCTGGTTTTGCAAGATGGAGAGAGCTATTAGCAATAGAAACATCTGACAGAGTCCAAGATTCTACACATATAATCGACTCAATTCTGTTCAAATAGTCCCACGAATATGAGTGTTAGCCACTGGCAGAATATTCGCTAGATGGTGTGAGTGAGCCCTTCCATCAACGTTGGAGACCCTGGCGCACTGAGGTAGGTAAGGTGCCATCTGATAAACTGATTAAGACAATTACAAACGAACAGCAGTAACACAATCAGAAGAGCTTCGTGTTTCTTAATAGGTAGACCACGGTATGTAACTGTCCTTAGGCCTTGTGGGTTGACGGTTCACCAGCCCGATATCCCGAATCAAGGAGTGTTAAAAATCACGTGCATAACTCTCCATAGCCAGTAAGTATGCTTTTGAAACAATCAATTTTAGTGCTGTTGAGTTACAGGCTCACAATAGAAAGTCCAAAAGGCCAGTTGTCCAGAGGTGAGCGACCAGGTTGGTGGCTCCGAATTGGGAGTTCGGAAGAGAAGCCGTCGGTTCCAATCAAGGATCTTGGCCTAGCTCGGCAATTCGAGCATCTTGTTATTTTCCGACAAATCAGATCTTAGCCACCTGCCAGGGACGGCAGCCGGAACCCAACGATTGTTCGGCCTGCAATCTATTTCTCACATTTCACCATCGCATAATGCATCGAGTCTGGCGCTTTGCCCTGGATTGTGCGTCGATCCTTTCTCAATTAGGCTACTCGGACGGAGAACTGTGTTAACGGCCCTTTGGTAAATCATAACCGTCGCATTGTAGCGAGGCGCCTTTGGTTCCGTTCTTGACCTGGCGACATTCACTCCGGTATGGGAGAGACACTGCCGTAGCAAACGTGATCACTGGACCAGCTCTCGAGGTATAAGAAGCAGCAAGTTTGCTACACGGAGAAGATATTGCGAATGAGTTGACATCCACGCAAGCAATCCCGCCGGTCGAGTAGCTGCTCATTCAGACAATCGTCAAAATGCATTTCGCTTCACTTCTAACTCTTCTTTCTACCCTAGGAGCAGTATCGGCATCACCTCGCTTTGGTACGAGAGGACATCACTTCCGCCGTGCAGGCACCGGCAACGACACAACAAACCCCTTCGACGGGAAGAAGCTTTACGCCAACCCAGACTGGGCCGATAAGCTTGAACAGACTCATGATGCCTTCGTCGCCAAGGGTGACACTGTAAACGCAGGCAAGGTCCGAACCATCCAAGATATCGGTACATTTGTCTGGATTGCGGACGTTTCTGGTCTAGCAAATATCGACACGGCTATCGAACGAGCCCGTGCCGTTCAGTCTAAGACGGGCGAGCAGCAAATTGTCGGTCTGGTACTCTACGACCTCCCTGACAGAGATTGCAGTGCAGGAGAGAGTGCTGGCGAGTTTAGCAGCGAGAACAACGGGCTTGAGTTGTACAAGGAGACCTTTGTCAAGCCATACGCAGAGAAGCTGGCTGCTGCCAGTGACTTGACCTTTGCCGTTGTTCTCGAGCCGGATTCCTTGGCGAACCTTGTAACGAACTTAGGAATCGAGTTC
Proteins encoded in this region:
- a CDS encoding endoglucanase-6B, giving the protein MGRLTGDDYFAVELQAHNRKSKRPVVQSHLPGTAAGTQRLFGLQSISHISPSHNASSLALCPGFEAPLVPFLTWRHSLRYGRDTAVANVITGPALELLIQTIVKMHFASLLTLLSTLGAVSASPRFGTRGHHFRRAGTGNDTTNPFDGKKLYANPDWADKLEQTHDAFVAKGDTVNAGKVRTIQDIGTFVWIADVSGLANIDTAIERARAVQSKTGEQQIVGLVLYDLPDRDCSAGESAGEFSSENNGLELYKETFVKPYAEKLAAASDLTFAVVLEPDSLANLVTNLGIEFCAKAQPVYEDGIAYAISSLQYDHVNLYIDAAHGGWLGWNDNLEPSAKLFAKVVQKAGNNTKIRGFSTNVSNYNPFHANPRANYTEWSNSYDENNYALSLSPYLEAEGLPSRFIIDQGRVSNSRAEWGEWCNVHPAGFGMQPGTPVNNTHIDSIVWVKPGGESDGRCGLEGAPRAGAWFDEYVQMLVENADPSILPSDA